From Streptomyces sp. NBC_00775, one genomic window encodes:
- a CDS encoding glycosyltransferase 87 family protein, with protein sequence MLALSFAAFCALCVVTRAPMADALVYRAEGAAVLNGTDLYGFSVTEWQLPATYPPFAALLFVPTAWLAPGALKVAFVAGNVGLLALLVRLSCRFAGLPVRLPALCAATAFALWLEPVFQTVLFGQINLAVVCLILWDLTRPPGAPGKGIALGIAAGVKLTPAVFIAYLLLRRRRREAAGAASAFAATVLLGALALPAASVDFWTRRLYETGRVGKAWIVDNQSLQGLIARALGEPAPGLAWALPAAAVGCAGLWLAARRAGDERWGVLGTAFTALLISPISWSHHWVWCVPLIAVLYADGRLRQAAAVTAVFAARTLWLIPHQGELDLRLPWWQQPLAAPYPLLGLLLLAQLSVPVPVPVSVSVSNSSASMIR encoded by the coding sequence CTGCTCGCCCTCTCCTTCGCCGCCTTCTGCGCGCTGTGCGTCGTCACACGCGCCCCCATGGCCGACGCGCTGGTCTACCGGGCCGAGGGCGCGGCCGTACTGAACGGCACGGATCTCTACGGGTTCAGCGTCACCGAGTGGCAGCTGCCCGCCACGTACCCGCCCTTCGCGGCGCTTCTCTTCGTGCCGACGGCCTGGCTCGCGCCGGGCGCCCTCAAGGTGGCCTTCGTCGCCGGAAACGTGGGCCTGCTGGCGCTGCTGGTCCGGCTCTCCTGCCGTTTCGCGGGACTTCCGGTGCGACTCCCGGCGCTCTGTGCCGCCACCGCCTTCGCCCTGTGGCTCGAACCCGTCTTCCAGACCGTCCTCTTCGGTCAGATCAACCTGGCCGTCGTCTGCCTGATCCTCTGGGACCTGACCCGGCCGCCCGGCGCCCCCGGCAAGGGCATCGCGCTGGGCATCGCCGCCGGGGTGAAACTCACGCCCGCCGTCTTCATCGCGTACCTGCTGCTCAGGCGCCGCCGCCGGGAGGCGGCAGGCGCCGCGTCGGCCTTCGCCGCGACCGTCCTGCTGGGCGCACTCGCGCTGCCCGCCGCGAGCGTCGACTTCTGGACCCGGCGGCTGTACGAGACCGGTCGCGTCGGCAAGGCATGGATCGTCGACAACCAGTCGCTTCAGGGGCTGATCGCCCGCGCCCTGGGGGAGCCCGCACCGGGCCTCGCCTGGGCGCTGCCCGCGGCGGCGGTCGGGTGCGCGGGCCTGTGGCTGGCGGCCCGACGGGCCGGGGACGAGCGCTGGGGCGTTCTCGGGACCGCGTTCACGGCCCTCCTGATCTCCCCGATCAGCTGGTCGCACCACTGGGTGTGGTGCGTCCCGCTGATCGCCGTGCTGTACGCGGACGGCCGCCTCCGCCAGGCCGCGGCCGTCACCGCGGTCTTCGCGGCCCGCACTCTCTGGCTGATCCCGCACCAGGGCGAGCTGGACCTCCGACTCCCCTGGTGGCAGCAGCCGTTGGCGGCGCCGTACCCCCTACTGGGGTTGCTGCTGCTCGCTCAGCTGTCGGTCCCGGTCCCGGTCCCGGTATCGGTGTCGGTGAGCAACTCGTCCGCGTCCATGATCCGGTAG
- a CDS encoding DNA repair helicase XPB, producing MNGPLIVQSDKTLLLEVDHELADACRRVIAPFAELERAPEHIHTYRVTPLGLWNARAAGHDAEQVVDALVEFSRYPVPHALLVDIAETMDRYGRLTLSKDPAHGLVLTSTDRPVLEEVLRSKRIAPLVGARIDPDTVAVHPSERGQIKQTLLKLGWPAEDLAGYVDGEAHPIELAEDGWALRPYQRQAVENFWHGGSGVVVLPCGAGKTLVGAGSMAQAKATTLILVTNTVSARQWKHELVKRTSLTEDEIGEYSGTRKEIRPVTIATYQVLTTKRKGIYPHLELFDSRDWGLIVYDEVHLLPAPVFKFTADLQARRRLGLTATLVREDGRESDVFSLIGPKRFDAPWKEIEAQGYIAPADCVEVRVNLTDSERLAYATAETEEKYRFCATTATKRKVTEALVRRFAGQQILVIGQYIDQLDELGEHLNAPVIKGETSNAQREKLFDAFREGEISVLVVSKVANFSIDLPEATVAIQVSGTFGSRQEEAQRLGRVLRPKADGHQAHFYSVVARDTIDQDFAAHRQRFLAEQGYAYRIMDADELLTDTDTGTGTGTDS from the coding sequence GTGAACGGACCCCTCATCGTCCAGAGCGACAAGACACTCCTGCTGGAAGTCGATCACGAGCTGGCGGACGCGTGCCGGCGGGTCATCGCGCCGTTCGCCGAGCTGGAGCGGGCGCCCGAGCACATTCACACGTACCGGGTGACGCCGCTGGGGCTGTGGAACGCGCGGGCCGCGGGCCACGACGCCGAGCAGGTCGTCGACGCGCTCGTGGAGTTCAGCCGCTATCCCGTGCCGCACGCGCTGCTCGTCGACATCGCCGAGACGATGGACCGTTACGGGCGGCTCACGCTGAGCAAGGACCCGGCGCACGGGCTCGTCCTCACCAGCACCGACCGGCCCGTGCTCGAAGAGGTGCTGCGCTCCAAGCGGATCGCCCCGCTGGTGGGCGCCCGGATCGACCCGGACACCGTCGCCGTGCACCCGTCCGAGCGCGGGCAGATCAAGCAGACGCTGCTCAAGCTGGGCTGGCCGGCCGAGGACCTCGCCGGATACGTCGACGGGGAGGCACACCCCATCGAGCTGGCCGAGGACGGCTGGGCGCTGCGCCCGTACCAGCGGCAGGCCGTGGAGAACTTCTGGCACGGCGGCAGCGGGGTCGTCGTGCTGCCCTGCGGTGCCGGGAAGACGCTTGTGGGTGCCGGGTCCATGGCGCAGGCCAAGGCCACCACCCTCATCCTCGTCACCAACACCGTCTCGGCCCGGCAGTGGAAGCACGAGCTGGTGAAGCGCACGAGTCTCACCGAGGACGAGATCGGCGAGTACAGCGGTACGCGCAAGGAGATCCGGCCGGTCACCATCGCGACGTACCAGGTGCTGACGACCAAGCGGAAGGGGATCTATCCCCACCTGGAGCTCTTCGACTCCCGTGACTGGGGGCTCATCGTCTACGACGAGGTGCATCTGCTGCCCGCGCCCGTCTTCAAGTTCACCGCCGATCTCCAGGCCCGCAGGCGGCTGGGCCTGACCGCCACCCTGGTCCGCGAGGACGGGCGCGAGTCGGACGTCTTCTCCCTCATCGGGCCCAAGCGGTTCGACGCGCCCTGGAAGGAGATCGAGGCACAGGGGTACATCGCGCCCGCCGACTGTGTCGAGGTCCGCGTCAATCTCACCGACTCCGAGCGGCTCGCCTACGCCACCGCCGAGACCGAGGAGAAGTACCGCTTCTGCGCCACGACCGCCACCAAGCGGAAGGTGACCGAGGCGCTGGTGCGGAGGTTCGCGGGGCAGCAGATCCTCGTGATCGGCCAGTACATCGACCAACTCGACGAGTTGGGCGAGCACTTGAACGCGCCCGTCATCAAGGGCGAGACCAGCAACGCGCAGCGCGAGAAGCTCTTCGACGCCTTCCGGGAGGGCGAGATCAGCGTCCTCGTCGTGTCGAAGGTCGCCAACTTCTCCATCGACCTGCCCGAGGCGACCGTCGCCATCCAGGTGTCCGGCACCTTCGGGTCACGGCAGGAGGAAGCCCAGCGGCTCGGGCGGGTGCTGCGCCCCAAGGCCGACGGCCACCAGGCGCACTTCTACTCCGTCGTCGCCCGCGACACCATCGACCAGGACTTCGCCGCCCACCGCCAGCGCTTCCTGGCGGAACAGGGGTACGCCTACCGGATCATGGACGCGGACGAGTTGCTCACCGACACCGATACCGGGACCGGGACCGGGACCGACAGCTGA
- a CDS encoding helicase C-terminal domain-containing protein, giving the protein MSTETAPRSLAEALRTRDDTSLSTLLRSRPDLITPVPTDLTQLATRAGTRASVVRALERLDRFALQTAEALAVAADPATYDELMSLMAGDDRDPAVMAAFPRALGTLREQALAWGPDDRLRLVRTARELLAPSPQHPSPTGLGPTVAEATAGMSPGRIQEIVAAAGLPTTHDSVSAVASLTGLFTDRARMSALLDDAPAESVDVLSRLVWGPPYGQVTADPARHLRWLIDRGLLLPTAPGTVVLPREVALHLRAGRAHRAAEPVAPAVEAARTHRPQVVDAAAAGQAYTALATIEELLKDWHEGGPAVLRAGGLSVRDLKRTAVALDLSEPIAAFWVELAYAAGLLASDGEADERYAATPGYDEWLELPAAGRWARLASAWLAATRTAGLVGARDAKDRTLSALGPGLDRSAAPEVRHRVLTLLAALPEGASPTADSVLARLHWERPLRGDRSASDDLRTRLARWTLSEAELLGITGRGALSAQGRALLGFPSPSALEGEPTGPTGPGDKLPAHKRHHALPEAAHSPAEQAAAATRAARLLAPLLPEPLDHVLLQADLTAVAPGPLERPLADTLGVLADVESKGGATVYRFTPASVRRALDAGRSASDLHAFLAAHSRTPVPQPLAYLIDDVARRHGHLRIGAASAYVRCDDDALLNEILADKRSQGLRLRRLAPTVLASQADPSALLEGLRSMGFAPAAESAEGDVLITRAHAHRTPPRTAPEPVPEGPPVPDATLLGAAIRAIRAGDLASTTPRKQDAATDHPGNGELPRTSSAETLATMQAAVLTGESLWIGYVNAEGAATQRVIAPIRVEGGFVTAYDHTADEVRTYPLHRVTGVAELADDQA; this is encoded by the coding sequence ATGAGCACCGAGACCGCTCCGCGTTCCCTGGCGGAAGCCCTCCGCACGCGGGACGACACCTCACTGTCCACGCTCCTCAGGTCGCGCCCGGACCTGATCACCCCCGTCCCCACAGACCTCACCCAGCTCGCCACCCGCGCCGGCACCCGCGCCTCGGTAGTCCGCGCCCTGGAACGCCTGGACCGCTTCGCCCTGCAGACGGCGGAAGCCCTGGCCGTGGCGGCGGACCCGGCGACGTACGACGAGCTCATGAGCCTGATGGCCGGCGACGACCGCGACCCGGCGGTCATGGCGGCGTTCCCGCGCGCCCTCGGGACGCTCCGCGAGCAGGCCCTGGCCTGGGGCCCCGACGACCGCCTCCGCCTCGTACGGACGGCGCGGGAGCTGCTCGCGCCGTCCCCGCAGCACCCGTCCCCGACCGGTCTGGGCCCGACGGTCGCCGAAGCCACGGCGGGGATGTCTCCGGGCCGTATCCAGGAGATCGTGGCGGCGGCCGGGCTGCCCACCACCCACGACTCCGTGTCGGCCGTCGCGTCGCTCACCGGCCTGTTCACGGACCGGGCGCGGATGTCGGCGCTGCTCGACGACGCGCCCGCCGAGTCGGTGGACGTGCTGTCGCGGCTGGTGTGGGGGCCGCCGTACGGCCAGGTGACGGCCGACCCGGCGCGGCATCTGCGCTGGCTGATCGACCGCGGGCTGCTGCTGCCGACCGCGCCCGGCACGGTCGTACTGCCCCGGGAGGTCGCCCTGCATCTGCGGGCGGGCCGCGCGCACCGGGCGGCGGAGCCGGTGGCGCCGGCGGTCGAGGCCGCACGGACCCACCGTCCACAGGTTGTGGACGCCGCGGCGGCCGGCCAGGCGTACACGGCGCTGGCGACCATCGAGGAACTGCTCAAGGACTGGCACGAGGGCGGTCCGGCGGTGCTGCGCGCGGGCGGGCTGAGCGTGCGGGACCTGAAGCGGACGGCGGTGGCACTGGACCTGTCGGAGCCGATCGCCGCGTTCTGGGTCGAGCTCGCCTACGCGGCGGGGCTGTTGGCCTCGGACGGCGAGGCCGACGAACGGTACGCGGCGACGCCCGGGTACGACGAGTGGCTGGAGCTGCCCGCCGCCGGGCGCTGGGCGCGGCTCGCCTCGGCGTGGCTGGCGGCGACGCGGACGGCGGGGCTGGTCGGCGCGCGGGACGCGAAGGACCGTACGCTCTCGGCGCTCGGGCCCGGCCTGGACCGCTCCGCCGCCCCCGAGGTCCGCCACCGTGTACTGACCCTCCTCGCCGCGCTCCCCGAGGGCGCCTCCCCCACCGCGGACTCCGTCCTCGCCCGTCTGCACTGGGAGCGCCCCCTGCGGGGCGACCGGTCCGCCTCGGACGACCTGCGCACCCGGCTGGCCCGCTGGACCCTGTCCGAGGCGGAGCTGCTGGGGATCACGGGCCGGGGGGCGCTGTCGGCGCAGGGGCGGGCCCTGCTGGGGTTCCCGTCGCCGTCCGCCCTGGAGGGTGAGCCCACCGGCCCCACCGGCCCCGGCGACAAGCTGCCCGCCCACAAGCGGCACCACGCCCTCCCCGAGGCCGCGCACTCCCCCGCCGAACAGGCCGCGGCCGCCACCCGGGCCGCCCGGCTGCTCGCCCCCCTCCTCCCGGAGCCGCTGGACCACGTCCTCCTCCAGGCGGACCTGACCGCGGTCGCGCCGGGCCCCCTGGAGCGCCCCCTGGCGGACACGCTGGGCGTCCTCGCGGACGTGGAGTCGAAGGGCGGCGCGACGGTCTACCGCTTCACTCCCGCCTCGGTACGCCGCGCGCTGGACGCGGGCCGCTCGGCGTCGGACCTGCACGCGTTCCTCGCCGCCCACTCCCGCACACCGGTCCCGCAGCCGCTCGCGTATCTCATCGACGACGTGGCGCGCAGGCACGGCCATCTGCGGATCGGCGCGGCGTCGGCGTACGTCCGCTGCGACGACGACGCGCTGCTGAACGAGATCCTCGCCGACAAGCGCTCGCAGGGTCTGCGGCTGCGCCGCCTGGCGCCCACCGTCCTGGCCTCCCAGGCCGACCCCTCGGCCCTCCTCGAAGGCCTCCGCTCGATGGGCTTCGCGCCCGCCGCCGAGTCCGCCGAGGGCGATGTCCTGATCACCCGCGCGCACGCCCACCGCACCCCGCCGCGCACCGCCCCCGAGCCCGTCCCGGAGGGCCCCCCGGTTCCCGACGCCACTCTCCTCGGCGCCGCGATCCGCGCCATCCGCGCCGGCGACCTGGCCTCCACGACCCCCCGCAAGCAGGACGCGGCCACCGATCACCCCGGCAACGGCGAGCTCCCCCGCACCAGCTCCGCCGAGACCCTCGCCACCATGCAGGCCGCCGTCCTCACCGGCGAATCCCTCTGGATCGGCTACGTCAACGCCGAGGGCGCCGCCACCCAGCGCGTCATCGCCCCGATCCGCGTCGAGGGCGGCTTCGTCACGGCGTACGACCACACGGCGGACGAAGTCCGCACGTATCCGCTGCACCGGGTGACGGGGGTCGCGGAGCTGGCGGACGACCAGGCCTGA